The proteins below come from a single Mercenaria mercenaria strain notata chromosome 3, MADL_Memer_1, whole genome shotgun sequence genomic window:
- the LOC123523836 gene encoding uncharacterized protein LOC123523836 — protein sequence MGTVYMILNAGLFLLETIMQLCVVGTHSKGSEALFVILLAVVMGPLILINFVSAIQVTRTQDFSGKDIGRAVCIGLHSFQLGIVWRSLKLLILFDHKDWLDYLNMRLFHTGFQSLPFCIVLTYSMFINETNAALDIVTVVFTLVSASISLTTYRTGNILFESEESETRQFSVKKHVCIVFLSLSTFSVLVSRYASIVLFAVVKPLWIILPLSLHLLINLCIEVSKLKCDDENILSKVAIAIYKSFVNIFDMVGRDYSGVKCSYVLFYSLMLIENLVFSFYWMLTASFDERFKLLAVLMILMCFIVGLIVKFASCGCIFNVESDILSDAFNNPELKDVKQEENDKFDKANTNAVEENDIVFHEIRPGESGQGSGVAVISRTAETPVSRYKHSKQGSSTASSNSRLREYDNHAFVKSQGNISSHSHMTPNSNKRSQGSDNRHSSDGADISCEFRTLSASSQERSHSSQRQSRGSHEPSGSSAKRSRGKGGPSKSKHKYTNDEVDPYSTKDSRKPPLKPKIIVSDTSKHAAMKPTPPQRHLIQMSNTDLASSNSRYSRNTNTMNGSIQHYNYNGFDDPFREKKLFNRNKQRANSRLNNYHQHNHRNNQHIHQKYPSNMDYSLDSSELYPSMTSDTSSMSSYPDTNERNWRKQRQRIRNKIRHFESRDGYSTDVSNSDYLSFNDYSMEDSSSWTESSSSSDGAATWPPSHTANLLKMYNIPDKNSSTENIMHWLDTMEAEESAHDTSFSTLNEPSIASDTDISLSAMQTFEVKKEKKKFKRLISKPKGLLLKFSSLNYKGKEKSHHNRPYPLKKDTGIDQGLPDINNSQDKHVEQVSMSKRNNGMVPLPTMPLPVDSVQESIV from the coding sequence ATGGGTACTGTTTATATGATTCTAAATGCTGGATTATTTCTGTTGGAGACGATCATGCAGCTTTGTGTGGTTGGAACACACAGCAAGGGGTCGGAGGCATTGTTTGTGATCCTGCTAGCGGTTGTAATGGGACCATTAATACTGATAAACTTTGTCTCGGCCATTCAGGTGACAAGGACCCAAGACTTCTCTGGGAAAGACATTGGCAGAGCTGTATGCATAGGCTTACATTCTTTTCAACTTGGAATAGTATGGAGGTCTTTGAAATTGCTCATTCTATTCGACCATAAAGACTGGCTGGATTATTTAAACATGAGACTGTTTCATACAGGTTTCCAAAGTCTTCCATTTTGTATAGTTTTAACCTACAGCatgtttataaatgaaacaaatgcaGCACTTGATATTGTGACTGTTGTTTTTACGCTTGTATCAGCTTCCATTTCATTGACTACCTACAGAACAGGGAATATCCTGTTTGAATCCGAGGAAAGTGAAACTAGACAGTTTTCTGTCAAGAAGCATGTATGCATTGTGTTCTTATCACTAAGTACATTTTCAGTTCTTGTGTCAAGATATGCATCTATTGTGTTATTTGCTGTTGTAAAACCCCTATGGATTATTTTACCTTTGTCATTACATCTTTTGATTAATTTATGTATAGAAGTCTCAAAGTTAAAATgtgatgatgaaaatattttgtctAAAGTAGCCATTGCAATATATAAatcttttgttaatatttttgacatggtAGGCAGGGACTATTCCGGGGTAAAGTGTTCTTATGTGTTATTTTATAGTTTGATGTTAATAGAGAATCTGGTGTTTAGTTTTTACTGGATGTTAACGGCGTCGTTTGACGAGAGATTCAAGTTGCTTGCAGTTCTGATGATACTTATGTGTTTCATAGTTGGTTTAATTGTAAAATTTGCAAGTTGTGGATGTATTTTCAATGTTGAATCAGATATTCTCAGTGATGCTTTTAATAATCCTGAACTTAAAGATGTAAAACAAGAAGAGAATGACAAATTTGACAAAGCAAATACAAATGCTGTGGAAGAGAATGACATTGTGTTCCATGAAATTCGTCCCGGTGAAAGCGGACAGGGATCTGGTGTAGCTGTGATATCTAGAACCGCAGAAACGCCAGTGTCGAGATATAAACATTCCAAACAAGGCAGCTCAACAGCGTCTTCGAACAGTCGTCTTCGAGAGTATGATAACCATGCATTTGTAAAGTCTCAGGGAAACATTTCATCACATTCACACATGACACCTAACAGCAATAAACGATCTCAAGGAAGTGATAATAGGCATTCCTCCGATGGTGCTGACATTTCATGCGAATTTAGAACATTATCTGCTAGTAGTCAGGAAAGGTCACATAGTAGTCAAAGACAGTCACGTGGTAGTCACGAACCTTCTGGTAGTAGTGCCAAGCGATCTCGGGGTAAAGGCGGACCgtcaaaatcaaaacataaatatacTAATGATGAAGTAGATCCTTATTCCACAAAAGACTCTAGAAAACCGCCACTCAAACCAAAGATTATTGTTTCTGACACGAGTAAACATGCTGCCATGAAGCCTACCCCACCTCAAAGACATTTAATTCAAATGAGCAATACAGATTTAGCATCTTCTAATAGTAGGTATAGCAGAAATACAAATACCATGAATGGAAGTATTCAGCATTATAATTATAATGGTTTTGATGATCCTTTTagagaaaagaaattatttaacagaaacaaacaaagaGCAAACTCGAGATTAAATAACTATCATCAGCATAATCATCGTAATAATCAACATATTCATCAAAAATACCCATCAAATATGGACTACTCATTGGATTCATCGGAATTATACCCGTCCATGACGTCAGACACGTCAAGTATGTCATCATATCCAGACACTAATGAACGAAACTGGCGAAAACAACGTCAGCGGATCAGGAATAAAATCAGACATTTTGAATCACGTGATGGCTATTCAACGGATGTTTCAAATTCGGATTACCTCAGTTTTAACGATTATTCAATGGAAGATTCTAGTTCTTGGACAGAATCGTCTTCCTCTTCTGACGGAGCAGCAACATGGCCGCCATCTCACACCGCGAATTTActtaaaatgtacaatattccCGACAAAAATTCTTCCACTGAAAATATCATGCACTGGTTAGACACCATGGAAGCGGAAGAATCAGCTCACGACACATCTTTTTCCACGCTTAATGAGCCGTCAATTGCCAGTGACACCGATATAAGTTTAAGTGCAATGCAAACATTTGAGGTtaagaaagagaaaaagaaatttaaaagattGATTTCAAAACCAAAAGGATTACTTTTGAagttttcaagtttgaattaCAAAGGAAAAGAAAAGAGCCACCACAATAGACCGTATCCATTGAAAAAGGATACAGGGATAGACCAAGGGTTACCGGATATAAATAACAGCCAAGATAAACATGTAGAACAGGTTTCTATGTCTAAACGAAATAACGGAATGGTCCCTCTGCCTACCATGCCTCTACCAGTCGATAGTGTTCAAGAATCTATTGTATAG